Within the Erpetoichthys calabaricus chromosome 1, fErpCal1.3, whole genome shotgun sequence genome, the region tgacagacaagattagacaggagtccccgtggactatgatgtttgctaatgacattgtgatctgtagcgatagtagaaagcaggtcgaggagaccctggagaggtggagatatgctctagagaggagaggaatgaaggtcagtagaaacgacagaatgtgtgtgagtgagagggaggtcagtggaatggtgaggatcagagagtagagttggcaaaggtggaggtgTTTAAATACGTTGGGATCAACCAGTAGAGAGTAATGGGGGAGtgtgaagagaggtgaaaaagagagtgcaggcaaggcaGCGTTGGGGTGGAAGAAGTGTCTCAGgactgatttgtgacagacgggaaccaacaagagtgaaagggattggtttacaagacagtagtgaagccagctatgttacatgggtttggagacggtggcattgaccaaaaaaaacaggtgagacagagctggagggtgGCAGAGTTacaaatgttaagatttgcactgggtgtgacgaggatggacaggattagaaatatgttagagggtcagctcaggttggaaggttgggagacaaagacagagaggcgagattccATTGGTTTGGACaggtacagaggagagatgctgagtatattgggagaaggatgctaaggatagagctgccagggaagaggaaaagagtaaggcctaagagaaggtttacggatgtggtgagtaTAACGGAGgtagatgaagaggacagaaatgTATGGAAACAGATTATCCATTATGGTGACAATCAAAAaggattatatatattatatatatatatatagctccaTTTCAGTAAAACTATCCATCAATAGGTCAAGCATACAAATAACTATACAGGGCATTTGtagaatattttatttgtcaGTCTTTGAACTCCAGTACATCACAGTCAGATAAAAGTATTGCATTAACAAAAAAGCAATGTAAATGCATGATTAAAGATCAGAAAGTGAAAGTTTTAAATTCTGTACTTGTATCACAAATTAGATGTCCTTTGCTGATACAACATCAACAGGAAGCTCTTCCCTATAAATGAATTACTAGGCACAACGTCAGTGCTGAAAGAGAAATAACTTTGGACTGTACATCagggtttttaatttaaaaacacaataactACATATTATCATTGTGACCCCTGACCTTagttcacaaacagaagagagttgTGTCAAGCATTACATTGTAAATCTCACTCTTTTATTTCACTAGTCAGTATATACACATTTACTAACGCAAAATGTGGATTCTACtagttttcttaaataaaataaaacaaaagctttCTTTATTATAGCATTGCTAATTTCAAATGTAATTTTGGATGTAATTTTGAACTGAGTCAATCTAACATAGGTGGACAAAGGCACTAGTGTTTTTTATATTagatttaaaaatctttaaaatttacAATCTAGAATACCTTTTAATAGGTGGTTGCctaatatttgtattatttttaacgATTTATGTTGTAAAATGCATGGCTTAATTAATTTAAGATAAAGCCCAGTACACTTTGAAGAAACTCcccaaactaaaaaaaactacTAAATGTTCAAAACACTGAGAATATAAATGCACACTGGAAATTAGATGGCATATAAATCTGAGGCACACAAGTTTTGTTACACATTGCTATGTAAGTTTCCAATGAGATGCATTCTCTTAGCTGCTTCATACAAATGTTGTTTTCATAGCAGCACGTCTCTTGAATATTGTCTTGGttattgcatttttcataaaaatattccCTTATGATGCCCGGTAATCTTAAATCAATGTGCAACCCATCTATTTGTAGTACTTTGGCTGAAAGCTGATATACTTCAGCACTATGATTCTCAGTGAAAAATTACAAGACTATAACAGCTTACCTCTACACCTCATCTCCCCTTGGCAACTTCATTCTGGAATTCTCTGACAGAAAAATGGACAGAGTCCAGAATTCATACATTTGGTTACCACATTTTTCACTTGGAGAAATTTGCTGCATTGATCTCTTCTAAATATCCCATGATTTCCTAGGTAAGATTTTTGCAGAACAACCTTATGCTCACAAATAAGGAAAATATCTGTCTTTTGAATGCCCATGGTTCATTGTGAGAGATTCTCCATTACAATAACCAATACCTCAGACAGAGAAAAAGCAAGTAATGCCAACTTCAAGTTCCTAATAAGACATCCAGTGCCCTGCCCCCCAGTTCCATGCATCCTTTACAGGGACTGAATAAGTACACCAAATTCCTAGTGACATTAGTGCGTTACAGTCATGCAAGCACTAAAATGGTTCAATAAAGTGCAACTGCATTTTTCTCATACAAATGtaaatgctatttttttcttttgttgtggaTAAGACAAAGAACAGGTCGCCAAATAAACTTTATTTCTTCCTCTGAAATGTTTGAAACATGTGCCTTTAAAACAGGTGCAATTATGTAAAAGCTGGCTTTAAAAAGCTCACTTAATATTACATTAAGCCCAAATGAGAAAGAATTTCAAGATAAAACTATAATTAGTTTGCAAAATGGATTCaaatataaatgtttgtaaattaCCATTTTAGTAGTCATTATACAATTGTACATTTTACAGTTACAAACCACACATCCTTctgtcaaattttataaaaataaattaaacagcaaacaaaatgttTTCCACTTTCACCATATCAAATGTGTATAAAAGATTTCTGTCTGCAGGGGCAAGTTTACTCCAAAGAAATAACAGAAGCATtcacaatgaaagaaaaataagaattcgCTTTAAAAGAAATGAATTGGGGGAGAGGGTGGTGTTACTGTTGTTTAATACTGGCTGTACAATAGATATGGTAATAAGTGGAATACCTCTGAcctgaataaaaaatatacattaataaataaataaaaaatatgaaacaattaAAGAACACaattaattttcctgttttacATTAATTTGTAAGAGCAAAACTCTTTGTCagctttcattaaaatattttcacatacTAAAACCATGAAGAGACAGTCAACAATTTGTTTATATGCTCAAATATACTGGTCCCAAATATATTTACTTTCAGGAAGTGCCCTATATTATGTAGTTTCTCACTTTAGTAAATGACCATTTCAGAATTGctcttttattaattaaatatgatATTGTAAGAATGAAAATAAGACTACACCAAAAATAAATTTCCCCTCAGTTATCtgaacgacacacacacacacacacacactgcatttAGGGTTTCAGCAGTATTTTCCATATTCATTTACTAGAGTAAGTATCAGTTTTTGTGTAAACCCCTTGCTCCATGCTTTAGATAAATCTAGCCATTCATTATTCATACATCTCTGCATATTTGTCAGATAGTCATAGATTAACCATGTGTGTCACATGTGAGAAAACTGAACAGAAGAAACTGTTCTGAACTTGAGAATTTTACAAGAGGATTTTGGCAGATTGAGCGCAAAGCTGTTTAACATCAACTTCAAGATGAATTTTAGATGAAAATTACACATTACATCAGAAGCAAACAAATTCTCAGCAGCCTTCAGGAGAACAATGTTTGAAAGCTTTAAGCACTATACTGTATGTTAGtccaacttaaacattaaaatgacatGGATTTAAGGGCAAAAACTTCCTGTTTCCCACAAGAACGCATCATATGGTTTCCAATTTCTAGTACATGTAACCTTTGTCTCACATGACATGGATTACAACCATTTTTGTGAGGCAGGTAAGGGAATCTCTTTGTTTGGATACACATCCATTTGCAGACGACCTGCTGATAAAAATATGACTGAAAAGAGATCAATGTTTCCCATGAGACAGCTGGTTTCATTTCATAAGCTGACACTGCGATGGTGtttaaaaaaggaagaagagtgctgctttctttctgaagctcTATGATGTCGACCAGGATCATCAGAATCTCCACCAAGGAGATCGTCACTATGTAGGCTAGCAGCATCACAGACAATATCCCCCAAGTGTTCAACTGAGTCAAATTTTTGCAGGTCTGAAGCGATGGTCTGCAGACTTAGCACTGACACATTATCTGTGGAGTCCACTTGGTGGACAAAATCTCCCATGTTGCTTGTCCCAAGGCTCAGTGCTCCACTTGCTGTTATGGAGCAGTCTGACTCTGCTCCAACAGGGGATCCCCGTCCCTCCCATGCCATTGGTTGGGGAATACTTCGTTTGCTTCGGCTGCCCAGGCGACGGCGGGCATGAATCTGTTCACTGATTTGTTCTAAGTTGCGCAGGGCTACTGAGTAACGCATTTTCACCTGGGAGACGCGTAGTTCTAGATCCAGAACCTTGGACTTATGTTCCTGttagtgaaaaataacaaattaaaatgctataaataaaaagaaaccgaTAGCATAAAATTACCCAAACTTTTAGTATCACATCTTCAAAGTATAGTGTTCATTCCTACCTCTAAAATTTGATTAAACTGAGCCTTCAACTCAAAATAAGGCTTGGACTTGACAATGACCCTCTTTAACGATTTCTGCAGGGTTTGTACTTTGGCTTCTGCTGTTGACAAAGCTGTGTGACTCTCTGGTGTTCTCGCTCACTGCGTAGTCGCTCCTCTTCTGCCTCATTCACCTGAAAAATACCACCATGATAAAGATGCAGCAAATTTCTTTAAAAGCATAGCTGCTAAAATGTTCTACATCATACTAAGCTTAGACAATTTAGCTATACTGACAAAAACGTAGAGCAGTAAGAACTGAAGTTCAGTTTCTGAAAGTAATTTGTAAGTtcagtattattttaaaagtatcatTATTAAAGGATCCATTATCATGTCAACTTGGTTGTTTCTGATTTTGagctcatattatatatatatatatatatatatattcatatatacgcAGGTCTGAATAAACAATGGTTGTTTCTGATTTTGagctcatattatatatatatatatatatatatatatatatatatatatatatatatatatatatatatatatatatatatatattcatatataagcAGGTCTGAATAAACAATGGCATAACATTGTAGCAATTTAAACTGCTAGGGAAAGCATCTGGAATCCCATAGTAAAGCATGCAAATATTTTACTGCTCTAAAACACGATATTTTCATTCTTGGCATATTACCAAATCAGTTTTTCTGACCTTTTGTTCATGAAATATGATTTTATTATACAGTCTTTAGCAGTATATTTCTAATATGTTACTAAAGGCCTGTAACTTACTGATCAGGTGAAGCAACTATGTAAGCATTTGTACCTTTGACTCtggatataataataaataaaaatggtcttATTTGCAGCAAAGACAGAATTATAAACTGTAATACCTCTACTTAGAATATTGTTTAAATAGTCAGGGTCAAGAATGTAAAACTTGGGGAAACAAGTAACAAGTGGAGATTCCGTTATTAGCAGTAACCTCAAATAAATACTTCCTACGTCTGCTGATCTCATTTGCACAACGTTTAAGAGGTACTTTGGCAGATTCCTTTTCATAAAGCCAATTTGTTTTTGACACAATTCATGAATAGTGCCATAACATTTAAATAGGAGTGGTTAGGATGTAGACTGGGCCCTTATACAATGTAGAATTTCTTCCTTTTAAGCAATGTTGGTGTTGATGGAATccattttttcttgattgtttGGAAGCCATCCAGTCCCTGAAGAATAgtatataatactgtaaatatcatTCCTCAAACATTACAGTGCAGACCATTTGCAGAAATAATACATCACtgaatttcttccatttaagCACTATTTGGCCATCTGTGTACGAATAGTATTCCTAGTCTTCATAACTATTTCTGTGTCGTCATCCAGAATTACAGGCTTCAATAACTCTTCTGATGTGctttgaaatgttattttgttaagGCAATGTTGCTCTTCATGAGATCTCTGATGTGAAAAGCAAGAAGCCACAATTATAGGAATTTTGTATGAGGGCCTGCACTTCAAACCATGCACTATcgttgaaataaatatttaaatgtaaaattaaacattttgaaaaataggaGATGATTAGTCACTCCATTTAGCTTACTTGGTTAACCAGTCCATAAGTTGCCCCATCATTTCATCCAGAAACTGTCACttataaacacaaatatatacaaaatatatttacatgttcCATGCTATcaactgtaaacttttttttttttatcataagcaagtaagaacttcattgTTACTACATATGCAAGACCTGTTAAATCAAGTCAACTGTCATCTACAGGACTTAGTAGTATGTTCTAGATTCCTATGGCCctttgtataaagaagtactCCCTGGCTTATGTCCTTAAATGCACTTCACCAAGCTTCCACTAGTGttctcaattttatatatatatatatatatatatatatatatatatatatatatataatatatatatatatatatatatatatatatatttatatatataaacacagttaaattgtataaaaatgtgaggcaaactaaagcattttttttaacacaatcccttcatttcaggggctccaaaAGTaatttggacaaattaaataactggaaaataaaatgttcatttctaatactggcaatgacagcctgaagtcttgaactcatggacatcaccagatgctgggtttcctccttttttaatgctctgccaggcctttactgcagcggctttcagttgctgtttgtttgtgggcctttctgtctgaagttt harbors:
- the sh3bp5lb gene encoding LOW QUALITY PROTEIN: SH3 domain-binding protein 5-like (The sequence of the model RefSeq protein was modified relative to this genomic sequence to represent the inferred CDS: inserted 1 base in 1 codon) → MELGNLRESPAGAGDTEDEQWKEEKPVVISGTHKSDQELKRGCEGDGEISGGREEGGPVSNRELYQDEEDLDDEDEEELDPRIQEELEHLNQASDEINRLELQLDEARSAYRKILTDSARKLNAQGSQLGACIEKARPYYEARRLAKEAQQETQKAALSYERAVSMHNAAREMVYVAEQGLMADRNRLDPTWQEMLNHATSKVNEAEEERLRSEREHQRVTQLCQQXEAKVQTLQKSLKRVIVKSKPYFELKAQFNQILEEHKSKVLDLELRVSQVKMRYSVALRNLEQISEQIHARRRLGSRSKRSIPQPMAWEGRGSPVGAESDCSITASGALSLGTSNMGDFVHQVDSTDNVSVLSLQTIASDLQKFDSVEHLGDIVCDAASLHSDDLLGGDSDDPGRHHRASERKQHSSSFFKHHRSVSL